Proteins found in one Candidatus Diapherotrites archaeon genomic segment:
- a CDS encoding DUF2431 domain-containing protein, which produces MQSAYAVKSTLKILSELKRAGKHHIRYLGKRLVVYPHVFSPAYFGDSLFFAKEIPIRRGEIILDVGTGTGILAIASVNKKAKKVVGVDFNPNAIINAKENIKIYGMEKKISIYKGNLFYPFRNEKFTTIVWNFPFCNTKAKSYLEKSVFDYQYKSLERFLKEAKKHLKKNGRIILGFSPDLGDEKLLKKIIHKKGYGQKLICEKKSTQSHVRGAQKRVRYQLFELRPN; this is translated from the coding sequence TATTAAGTGAACTGAAACGAGCAGGAAAGCACCATATTCGCTATTTGGGAAAAAGACTTGTTGTATATCCACACGTTTTCTCACCAGCATACTTTGGCGATTCATTATTTTTCGCAAAAGAAATTCCAATTCGCAGAGGAGAAATTATTCTGGATGTAGGAACGGGAACAGGAATATTGGCCATTGCATCCGTGAATAAAAAAGCGAAAAAGGTTGTAGGAGTTGATTTTAATCCTAATGCAATCATTAACGCAAAAGAAAACATTAAAATCTATGGGATGGAAAAGAAAATTTCCATTTACAAAGGAAATTTGTTCTATCCGTTCCGAAACGAAAAATTCACCACAATAGTTTGGAATTTCCCTTTCTGTAATACCAAAGCAAAGAGTTATCTCGAAAAATCAGTGTTCGACTATCAATACAAATCCCTTGAACGGTTCTTGAAGGAAGCCAAAAAGCATTTGAAAAAGAATGGGCGAATCATTCTTGGATTCTCCCCAGACTTGGGGGATGAAAAATTATTGAAGAAAATTATACACAAAAAAGGATATGGACAAAAATTGATATGTGAAAAGAAATCGACTCAATCGCATGTGCGGGGAGCGCAAAAACGAGTAAGATATCAACTGTTTGAACTGAGACCGAATTAA